GCTGGCTCTAGAGTATTTAAATCTGCACAACGAGAAGTAAAAGATATTGCTAGGTATGCTGGCGCTACCCACAAAAGGGTGCTATTATTACAGCGACTTATGGCATATTTTCAGCCTAAAGAAGTATTAGAACTAGGCACCTCCCTTGGTGTTGCTACTGCGGCATTAGCGATTCAGAACAACGCGCATGTCACTACTATAGAAGGTTGCCCTAATACTGCTGCCATAGCACAAAAAGAGCTCGATACGGCAGGGATAACTAATGTTACACTTTGTGTAGGGGACTTTAATGATGAGATTGTAAAACATAATCACAAAAAATTTGAGTTCATCTATTTTGATGGAAACCACTCTAAGCAAGCCACGCTAGATTATGTGTCATCACTTCTTTCCACAACTACAGACGATACTGTCTGGATGTTTGATGACATTCACTGGTCACTAGAAATGACAGAGGCTTGGGAAACCATTAAAAAAAGACCGGAGATATCTGCGACCATAGACGCTTTTAATTTTGGGATGGCATTCTTTAGACCACAACAGGCTAAAGAAGACTTTTATATCAGATTATAATTACACAGAACAAAATAATCTTGAACTAGTTTTTACACGTACAGCGCTCAAACATCTCTCCTCGCTTTTCTTAAAAAATCATAGTTGCTACGTCCGAGATAAATTTTTACATAAATTGTGTAACATTTAGACGTTTACCTCTTCTAATAGCAAACCAAACACTCTATGGGCAACCTTATTAAAATTAGAAATATCATTCGTGACTTCCCATTAGGGACAGAGATTGTTCACGTACTCAAGGGTATAGACCTTGATATTGATAAGGGTGAGTATGTAGCTTTTATGGGACCTTCTGGTTCTGGAAAGTCTACGCTTATGAATCTTTTAGGCTGTCTTGATACTCCTACCGCTGGATCGTATGTTCTTAATGGACGTGACGTGAGCCAGATGACAGATGATGAGCTAGCCGAAGTACGTAACACAGAAATAGGTTTTGTCTTTCAAACCTTTAATTTACTTCCTAGAACTACTGCTCTTGACAACGTAGCATTACCTATGGTCTATGCCGGAATGTCAAAGTCTGCACGTAATGCTCGTGCCGAAGAGGTGCTTACAGATGTAGGTCTTGCAGATCGTATGGATCACAAACCTAACCAGCTCTCTGGAGGGCAACGACAGCGTGTTGCTGTAGGTCGTGCACTGGTTAATAAACCATCCATCATCCTTGCAGATGAGCCTACAGGTAATCTTGACTCAAAAACTGGTGTCGAGATCATGGCACTTTTTGACGCTATACATGCCGCAGGTAATACCGTAATTCTTGTTACACACGAGGAAGATATTGCAGAGCATGCACACCGTGTAATTAGATTGCGTGATGGAGTCATTGAGAGTGACACTAGAAATAAATAATTTACCTATTTCGTAAGTGAATTAATAATCATTTTTATTATCAACATAGGAGCTCCTTTACGAATTTGATAGTATTTTGGTGAAAAATTGCAACTATGAGTTTAATGAATGATGAGCTTAAACAAGCACTCAACAAAAATGAGTTATTAAGTCAAGAAAATGATCTTTTAAAATCGCAGCTTAAAGAGCAATCTTCATCAAATAAAAAAGTAATTTTTACAACTACACTCAAAGGTATTCATCTATGGGCTGGCGCTGACTTAAAGGAAAGTTTTGACCAAGTCTATCATGAGTTACCTAATGTTACAAAATCTTCATTTGCCCAACTCTCTGCTAGTCTTGTAAAACGCATCACTCGCATAGGTCTATTTACCTTACTATTTGCCGTGATACCTGTATTCTTAATCTTAATTCAAACAGGCATTTTATTTCAGCAGAATAAAAAATTGGATATTCAGAATGATAGAATACAGCAACAGGTGTATCTAGAAGAGGCTAGCAGAAGGAATAATCTTGTTTTTTTAATGGATAATGTGCTCGATCAAGTGCATGATGAATTACAAATTTCAGCATCCATATCGAAGCCTCTTATAGCTCGTACTCAAGCATTGCTTTATGGTTTTAGACCTTATCGCTTTCTTGAAGACGAAATCCTCACGAAACCGCTGAGTCCAGAAAAAGGGCAATTTCTACTAGCCATTATTAATAGCGGGATGAATACTAAGAGTATTCAAAATATTTTTGCAGCATCCTTTAGTAACGTGTATTTAAAAAGAGCAAATCTCTTTGGAGCGCAACTTGCTAATATTGATATGCCAGATGCAGATCTATCTTATGCAGATTTATGGAATGCAAATCTCACAGGAGCAAATCTCAAAAACAGTGATTTTACCGGCTCACAATTAAACAACGCCATTCTTACAAATGCAGACCTTAAAGGAGCACAACTTAATGGCGCTACACTTATAAAAGCAGTACTAGACGGTGCTTTTTTAGTAAAAACACAACTAGCTAATAGTGATATGAGAGGCGCCTCTCTAGTAAATGTTCATGTTGATAGTAAAAACTGGCTACAAGAATTAAAAG
The genomic region above belongs to Dokdonia sp. Dokd-P16 and contains:
- a CDS encoding O-methyltransferase; amino-acid sequence: MNQYKHSILAYLKWLPKTFHLHGIHSPFIFKLEKEVLRGKSDPAISQMVNTYKKALLDNETSIEVMDYGAGSRVFKSAQREVKDIARYAGATHKRVLLLQRLMAYFQPKEVLELGTSLGVATAALAIQNNAHVTTIEGCPNTAAIAQKELDTAGITNVTLCVGDFNDEIVKHNHKKFEFIYFDGNHSKQATLDYVSSLLSTTTDDTVWMFDDIHWSLEMTEAWETIKKRPEISATIDAFNFGMAFFRPQQAKEDFYIRL
- a CDS encoding ABC transporter ATP-binding protein gives rise to the protein MGNLIKIRNIIRDFPLGTEIVHVLKGIDLDIDKGEYVAFMGPSGSGKSTLMNLLGCLDTPTAGSYVLNGRDVSQMTDDELAEVRNTEIGFVFQTFNLLPRTTALDNVALPMVYAGMSKSARNARAEEVLTDVGLADRMDHKPNQLSGGQRQRVAVGRALVNKPSIILADEPTGNLDSKTGVEIMALFDAIHAAGNTVILVTHEEDIAEHAHRVIRLRDGVIESDTRNK
- a CDS encoding pentapeptide repeat-containing protein, with product MSLMNDELKQALNKNELLSQENDLLKSQLKEQSSSNKKVIFTTTLKGIHLWAGADLKESFDQVYHELPNVTKSSFAQLSASLVKRITRIGLFTLLFAVIPVFLILIQTGILFQQNKKLDIQNDRIQQQVYLEEASRRNNLVFLMDNVLDQVHDELQISASISKPLIARTQALLYGFRPYRFLEDEILTKPLSPEKGQFLLAIINSGMNTKSIQNIFAASFSNVYLKRANLFGAQLANIDMPDADLSYADLWNANLTGANLKNSDFTGSQLNNAILTNADLKGAQLNGATLIKAVLDGAFLVKTQLANSDMRGASLVNVHVDSKNWLQELKEVNVLGADELIATYQVQGPESDEDNKQYFVVSLKQK